From Coffea arabica cultivar ET-39 chromosome 10e, Coffea Arabica ET-39 HiFi, whole genome shotgun sequence, one genomic window encodes:
- the LOC140015171 gene encoding uncharacterized protein has translation MEGTLPIFHRLARVLIDPGATHSFVNPTFMSEIDVKPVRLPFDLEVRTPMGNKNIITSLAYKNCEFWIGECKMLVDLISLDIKGYDVIIGMDFLAHHHAKLDCRAKVLELWIPGEVTLKLDVKGRLASSAMISGIRARKMLYKGAQGFLAFLINAPSDQVKLEDVPVVREFPDVFPEELKTLPPEREVKFKIDLVPGTASISKTPY, from the coding sequence ATGGAAGGTACTCTTCCCATCTTTCACCGATTAGCTAGAGtactaattgatcctggtgcaaCTCATTCATTTGTGAATCCAACTTTTATGTCCGAAATTGATGTAAAACCTGTTAGATTACCCTTTGATCTTGAAGTTAGGACACCTATGGGTAATAAGAATATAATCACTAGCTTAGCCTATAAGAACTGCGAGTTCTGGATTGGAGAGTGTAAAATGCTGGTAGATTTAATAAGTTTGGACATAAAAGGGTATGATGTTATTATAGGAATGGATTTTCTAGCCCATCATCATGCCAAGCTTGATTGTAGAGCAAAAGTGTTAGAATTGTGGATTCCCGGGGAAGTAACCCTGAAGCTAGATGTGAAAGGTAGGTTAGCATCGTCTGCTATGATCTCGGGAATACGGGCAAGAAAAATGTTGTACAAAGGAGCGCAAGGTTTCTTAGCCTTCCTGATTAACGCTCCCAGTGACCAAGTGAAGTTAGAAGATGTACCAGTGGTACGGGAATTTccagatgtttttcctgaagaactAAAAACATTACCGCCCGAGAGAGAAGTGAAGTTCAAGATTGACTTAGTGCCGGGAACGGCTTCGATTTCTAAGACTCCGTACTGA